Sequence from the Microbacterium faecale genome:
CATCGTCGACGTCGACCATCACCGGATCCGCATCTGTCGTGAATCTTCAAGTGGCTGCCGCCGCGCGGAGCCTACGGTCAATCTATGACACAGAACAGCGCAGCAGTGCGCGGCATAACCGGCGAACACACGACCGCCGGACGGCCGCACGGATCCACGAGCGTGACACCGTTTCTCGCTGTCCCAGGCGCCGGGGAGGCCGTCGACTTCTACCATTCGGTGTTCGGTGCCCGCGTCGTCGACGTGACGCGGTTCGGCGACGTCGTCGTCCACGCAGAACTCGACTTCGGAACCGGCAAGCTGCAGTTGGGCGAGCCCAACCCCGAGTTCGGGCTTATCCCGGCGCCGGAGGGCGATGCCGCGTGCTACTCGATCGCCCTGTACTGCGCGGACGTCGATGACGTCGTGCGACGCGCCGTGGATGCCGGGGCGACGGTACGGGAGCCGGTCGCGACGTTCGTATCGGGCGACAGGTACGCGTCGATCCGGGATCCGTTCGGCGTGCGGTGGTCGGTCATGACCAGGGTCGAGGACCTGTCGGAAGCAGAGAGCGCGCGGCGCGTGGCCGAGTGGGCCGCGACGCAGGGATAGCGGGTTCGCCGAGCGGCGGGAAAATCGCCGGGATCTCCGCAATCTGCGCGATTTCTCGAGATGCTCGCCGAATTTCGAGACGCTCGGCGAAGCGAGGTCAGTCGAGTTGCTCGCCGAGTTCCAACCAGCGCTCCTCGAGGGAGTCGTTCTCGTCCGTGAGCGCGCGCAGATCGTCGTTGAGCTGCCGGAGGCCGTCGATGTCCCCCTGGTCGTGCGCCGCCATCTTGTCGTGCACTCGCGCCACCGACGCGGCGACCTTCTCGAGCCGGCGCTCGATCGAGGAGAGCTCCTTCTCGGCGGCGCGCTTCTCGGATCCACCGAGACCCTGCTTCTCGGGTGCGGACTGCGCCTTCGACGGGCGCGCATCCTGCGCCGCGCGCAGTTGCAGATACTCGTCGACCCCTCCGGGGACGTGGCGCAGCGTTCCGTCGAGGATCGCGTACTGCTGATCGGTGACGCGCTCGAGCAGATAGCGGTCGTGGGAGACGACGAGGAGGGTGCCCGGCCAGGAGTCGAGCAGGTCCTCCATCGCGGCGAGCATGTCGCTGTCGACGTCGTTGGTGGGCTCGTCGAGCGCAATCACGTTGGGTTCGCTCAGCAGCAGCATGAGCAGCTGGAGGCGCCGCTTCTGGCCGCCGGACAGGTCGTCGACGCGCGCGGAGAGGTGCTCGCGCGCGAAGCCGAGCCGCTCGAGCAGCTGCGCGGGAGTGTGGTCCTTCCCGTCGATCGCGAAGGTCGTCTTCTCGCGAGCGAGCACCTCGCGCACGCGGTCGGAGCGGATCTCCGCGAGCTGCGAGAACTGCTGATCGAGCAGGCCCAGCCGCACCGTCTTGCCGCGCTTGACACGCCCCGTCGTCGGTTCGAGCGCTCCGGTGATCAGGTTCAGGAGCGTCGACTTCCCGGATCCGTTCGCGCCGAGGATCCCGGTGCGCTCGCCGGGCCCGATCCGCCAGGTGATCTTCTTCAGGATCTCGCGGTCGCCGAACGAGACGCCGACGTCGAGGAGGTCGACGACGTCCTTGCCGAGTCGCGCGACCGCCATCCGCTGCAACTGGATCGGATCGCGCGCGGGCGGAACATCGGCGATGAGGGCGTTGGCGGCGTCGATGCGGAACTTCGGCTTCGCGGTGCGGGCCGGGGCGCCGCGCCGGAGCCACGCGAGCTCCTTGCGCATCATGTTCTGCCGCTTCGCCTCGGTCGCCGCCAGGATCCGGTCGCGCTCGACTCGCTGCAGTACGTACGCCGCATAGCCGCCCTCGAACGGTTCGACCTCGCGGTCGTGCACCTCCCACGTCTTCGTGCAGACCTCGTCGAGGAACCAGCGATCGTGGGTGATGACGACGAGCGCGCCGGCATTCGCGCCCCACCGCGTCCGGAGGTGTCCGGCAAGCCACGCGATTCCCTCGACGTCGAGGTGGTTCGTCGGCTCGTCAAGCGCGATGAGATCCCAGTCCTCGATCAGCAGCGCAGCCAGGGCGACGCGGCGGCGCTGCCCACCGGACAGTGCATCGATGCGCGCCTCCCACGGGATGTCGCTCGCGAGCCCGGTCATGACGTCGCGGATCCGCGCATCACCCGCCCACTCGTGCTCGTCGCGGTCGCCGACGATGGCGTGCAGGGCGGTGGCCGACGGATCCAGATCGTCGCGCTGGGCGAGCACGCCGAACCGCACGCCGCCACGCCGCGTGACGCGGCCGGACTGCGGCTCGATGGATCCGGAGAGCATCCCGAGCAGGCTCGACTTGCCGTCGCCGTTCCGTCCGACGATGCCGATGCGATCGCCCTCATCGATGCCGAGGGTCACCGAGTCGAAGACGATGCGGGTGGGATACTCGAGGTGCAGGGCCTCGGCCCCGAGGAGATGTGCCATATCCCCTCCAGGCTACGCCCCCGCATCAGTCGAAGGAGACGAGGAGGTGGCGCAGGAGCGTGCCGAGCTTGCTCTGGTCGCCCGCGGACATTCCCGAGAGCATGTCGGCCTCGGCGTCGATCAAGCGCGTGATCGCCGCGTCGACGCGCGTGCGGCCCTCGTCCGTCAGCGTGACGAGCGCGCCGCGCCGGTCCGACGGATCCGCCGACCGCTTGACGAGACCGCGCTCACGCAGCCGATCGATGCGGTTGGTCATCGTGCCGCTCGACACGAGCGTCTGCTGCAGCAGTTGCTTCGGGCTCAGGCGGTACGGCTCGCCGGCGCGGCGCAGCGCCGAGAGCACGTCCCACTCCCAGAGTTCGATGTCGGTGCGCCGAAAGGCCTCACGTCGCGCTCGGTCGAGGTGGTGCGAGAGCCGGTCGACGCGGGAGAGCACCGCCATGGGGGAGAAGTCGAGGTCGGGGCGCTCCGCGCTCCACGCGCCGACGATTCGATCGACCTCGTCCTGTTCATGCGGCATCTGACGATTATCGCGCGTTCGTCGGGCGTTCGGTCGCGGCGAAGCCGGCGAGGAAGAGATCCAGGGCGCGAGCGACGTGATGTCGCTGCTCCGCGGGGGAGGGGACGGCGTCGTCGCCGAGCAGCATCGCGGCGTTCACCGGCTCTCCCATGACGAGCCAGTTCAACTGCGTCGCCGCCGATTCCGGATCGGGGACGGCCAGCAGGCCGTGGGCGTCGAATTCGCGAAGCATGTCCGCGAGGACGCGCATCGCGTGGCGCGGTCCGTGCTCGTAGAGGGCGGCGGCCAGTTCCGGGGACCGTCCCTGCTCGCCGATGACGAGACGCCGCAGGCTGAGGAGCTCCGGCGCGAGGACGATGGCCAGCTGGGCCTCCAGTCGCGTCGTCAACGTGGCGCGCACGTCGGTGTCTGCATCGATCTGCGGGTGCTCACCGTGTGCGCGCCCGCCGGCGGCTGTCGTCTGGGTCGTCACGAGCGCCAGGAACAGGGCGCGCTTACTGCCGAAGTGCCGGTAGAGGGTCTGCTTGGCGACGCCGGACTCGGTCGCGATCGAATCCATTGTGACCGCGTCGTAGCCGTCGGCAAGGAACTGCCTCTCCGCGGCGAGCAGGATGGCCTCACGTTTCGCGCGCGAACTCGGTCGGAGCATTCCGCCGCTCTCCTCGTCGTCTCGGTGTGCTTGCAGAAATCATACTCGTCGGTCTAATCTCTTTCTGCGAGACTCGTCAGTCTCGAATCTCGAAGTGTGTGGACACGATCGGCGAGGAATGAGGATGAGATGACCGGAGATGACAAGCGGCTCACCTTCGAGGTGACGCTCCGGAACGCACCCGATGTCGGGTCCTGGACGGTGTTCGACGTGCCGGACTCGGTCGCCTGGTTCGGTACCGGACGGACCGTGAAGGTCGTGGGCGAGATCGACGACGTGCCCGTCGCGATCACGCTCATGCCGACCGGCCGGGGCGGACACATGGGGCCGGTCAAGGCCGCCACACGCAGGCGGCTCGGCAAGCAGGTGGGGGACGACGTCCGCGTGAGCATCGAGGCGGCATCATGAGCTTTGTGACGACGCCCGCGGGCGACCATGTCGCGTTCGATCGATACGGACCCGCCGGCGCGCGGGGTGTCCTCTTCGTCAGTGGTGCGGGCCCCACCCGGGCCGACGATCCGACGACGACCCGCACGGCGCACCTGCTCGGCGAGCGCGGTATCCAGGCGAGCGTGCACGACAGGATCGGACGCGGCGACTCCGAGGCGGACGGCCCGATCGATCTCGAGCGGGAGTTGTTTGCCATCGAGACCCTGGCGCAGGAGTTGGGCGGCCCGGTTGTGCTCACCGGTCACTCGTCCGGATGCGCGATCGCGATGCTCGCTGCCTCCCGTATCCCTTCGTGCGCGGGCCTGGTGCTGTGGGAGGCGCCGATCGGTCAGTTCGACGGGGGAGCACCGGCCTGGTGGGACGCCGTCGCCGCGCACGTGGCTGCGGACCGGCTGCCGGAGGCCGTCGCGGCGTATATGGTCGGCATGCCGCCGGAGTGGTTGGATGAGCTGCGGCAGTCGCCGGCGTATCCGCGCCTCGTGCTCAGCTGGATTCCCGACGGGATGGCGCTGGCGCAGATCGAGCGCGCCGGGTTGTCGGCGACGCTGCGCGACGTGACGG
This genomic interval carries:
- a CDS encoding VOC family protein, whose amino-acid sequence is MTQNSAAVRGITGEHTTAGRPHGSTSVTPFLAVPGAGEAVDFYHSVFGARVVDVTRFGDVVVHAELDFGTGKLQLGEPNPEFGLIPAPEGDAACYSIALYCADVDDVVRRAVDAGATVREPVATFVSGDRYASIRDPFGVRWSVMTRVEDLSEAESARRVAEWAATQG
- a CDS encoding ABC-F family ATP-binding cassette domain-containing protein, with amino-acid sequence MAHLLGAEALHLEYPTRIVFDSVTLGIDEGDRIGIVGRNGDGKSSLLGMLSGSIEPQSGRVTRRGGVRFGVLAQRDDLDPSATALHAIVGDRDEHEWAGDARIRDVMTGLASDIPWEARIDALSGGQRRRVALAALLIEDWDLIALDEPTNHLDVEGIAWLAGHLRTRWGANAGALVVITHDRWFLDEVCTKTWEVHDREVEPFEGGYAAYVLQRVERDRILAATEAKRQNMMRKELAWLRRGAPARTAKPKFRIDAANALIADVPPARDPIQLQRMAVARLGKDVVDLLDVGVSFGDREILKKITWRIGPGERTGILGANGSGKSTLLNLITGALEPTTGRVKRGKTVRLGLLDQQFSQLAEIRSDRVREVLAREKTTFAIDGKDHTPAQLLERLGFAREHLSARVDDLSGGQKRRLQLLMLLLSEPNVIALDEPTNDVDSDMLAAMEDLLDSWPGTLLVVSHDRYLLERVTDQQYAILDGTLRHVPGGVDEYLQLRAAQDARPSKAQSAPEKQGLGGSEKRAAEKELSSIERRLEKVAASVARVHDKMAAHDQGDIDGLRQLNDDLRALTDENDSLEERWLELGEQLD
- a CDS encoding MarR family winged helix-turn-helix transcriptional regulator produces the protein MPHEQDEVDRIVGAWSAERPDLDFSPMAVLSRVDRLSHHLDRARREAFRRTDIELWEWDVLSALRRAGEPYRLSPKQLLQQTLVSSGTMTNRIDRLRERGLVKRSADPSDRRGALVTLTDEGRTRVDAAITRLIDAEADMLSGMSAGDQSKLGTLLRHLLVSFD
- a CDS encoding TetR/AcrR family transcriptional regulator, coding for MLRPSSRAKREAILLAAERQFLADGYDAVTMDSIATESGVAKQTLYRHFGSKRALFLALVTTQTTAAGGRAHGEHPQIDADTDVRATLTTRLEAQLAIVLAPELLSLRRLVIGEQGRSPELAAALYEHGPRHAMRVLADMLREFDAHGLLAVPDPESAATQLNWLVMGEPVNAAMLLGDDAVPSPAEQRHHVARALDLFLAGFAATERPTNAR
- a CDS encoding DUF1905 domain-containing protein, producing the protein MTGDDKRLTFEVTLRNAPDVGSWTVFDVPDSVAWFGTGRTVKVVGEIDDVPVAITLMPTGRGGHMGPVKAATRRRLGKQVGDDVRVSIEAAS
- a CDS encoding alpha/beta hydrolase, whose translation is MSFVTTPAGDHVAFDRYGPAGARGVLFVSGAGPTRADDPTTTRTAHLLGERGIQASVHDRIGRGDSEADGPIDLERELFAIETLAQELGGPVVLTGHSSGCAIAMLAASRIPSCAGLVLWEAPIGQFDGGAPAWWDAVAAHVAADRLPEAVAAYMVGMPPEWLDELRQSPAYPRLVLSWIPDGMALAQIERAGLSATLRDVTDPVLALIGTETFPGMAETAAAIAEAAPNGADEELAGAWHTWDADAMASRLERFVHGEALNAAPRSS